Sequence from the Longimicrobium sp. genome:
TCGAGGGCATCGGTCCCGAGCAGCTCCGGGTTCGCGAGCTGCTGGCCCGCCTGGAGCCCGAGGGCGTCACCGAGGTCATCCTCTGCACCAACCCGAACATCGAGGGCGAGGCCACCGCCATGTACCTCGGGCGGCTGCTCA
This genomic interval carries:
- a CDS encoding toprim domain-containing protein, coding for EGIGPEQLRVRELLARLEPEGVTEVILCTNPNIEGEATAMYLGRLLKPLGLRVTRIARGLPVGGDLEYADGVTIAEALAGRREL